Part of the Portunus trituberculatus isolate SZX2019 chromosome 46, ASM1759143v1, whole genome shotgun sequence genome, ctggtaaattttggaactccttgcctgtgtctgtttttctacttttctatgacttgaactcattcAAATGGGAGAGTCTCAAgtcatttattgccttgttttgATCAATGTTTTTGACTGTTTGAGGACTGGCATCTCCAagggctattttttttttttatcatactttttgttgtccttggctggttctcctacataaaaaagttTGGAAATTAAAGCTGTGCCAGGCTCTATAAAAAATTCTTAACTGTCTAAAGCAACAGGAAAATTTCACCAAAACTGGTTAATGAATAACCAAAATTTAGTAAAGGAAACAGCCTTGATGGAACCCATACTGTTGATCAGCTATAAGGATACAaaattttggaaataaaactgcacagatgtgggatatttttaaggttgtagtaaagggtatagtgatgcagtgtatcccttacaaagatataaggcagagaaacaggaagccattatggtggactcacgagataggtagacagatcagagagaagaagagggcatatagagagttgcagaaaagtggggaagatgtcgatttgattaggtacagacaggtcatggatgatttgagtaaggttataaaaaaaagtaaaaggcaggcagagataaaactagctagagctggaagtaaagatcccaaaaaattatatagttattacaaggtcagtgataaaagaaataaggataggattggaccactcagaaaagatggtgtagtagtggatcaaaatgaagacatagtagaattattgaatgaacaattttcttcagtatttactaggtgaaagaataggaaatcctgttacaaacagtgcgacgagtagtttaagagctttagaaaatattgatataaaaccgggaattattaggaaatttattcttgaactagacgataggaaagctagtggtcctgatgagctacatgccagagtacttagggagggtgtagacagtatttctgaagcacttaagttaatctttgaaagatcacttaggtttgctgagatacctcaggactggaagttagctaatgttacaccaatatttaaaaaaggtaggaaggatgatgcgaataattatagaccgatcagtttaactagtatagtatgtaagatactagagaaaatcattaagggtagtatttgggagcatttaaatgagaatagattaattagagatacccaacatggctttagatcagggaggtcctgtcttacaaatttgctcgatatcttagaatatattaccaaggagttagatgatggaaatagcatagatgttatatatctagattttagcaaggcgtttgataaggtaccacataggaggctagtgtacaaattgagactacatgggataggggtaggttagttgattggattagtgaatggctttctgataggaaacagagagtagtattaaatggggcaatgtctgagtggaaggaagtggttagtggggtaccccaaggatcagtgctaggacctcttcttttcttggtgtacattaacgatttagatataggaattagtagcaaagtatcaaagtttgcagatgatactaagatagcatgtgcagtacagggtgaaaaggacaattacagaatacaacaagacctggacaggctgatagcatgggcagacaggtggcagatggagtttaattctaaaagtgtcaggttatgcatttaggtaaagacaacacaaactttagctatgagatggagggatgttggctagaggcagtagaggaggaaaggatttaggagtagtgatagacaggactatgaaattttcaaagcaatgtttagaagcaagaaatagggcaaataggatcctgggttttataaatagaaatgttagttataaaagtaaggaagtggtgcgtagcttatataattcctatgttaggccccatttagagtattgcatacaggcctggtcaccccattataggcaggatatcaacatgttagaagcagttcagagaagagcaactaggatgataccagcattaaagcgcctggagtatagagatagattaaaggaattaaacatgttttcatttgagaggagatgtataagagggatatgatagagttatttaaaatgttctcagatacaaactacatagatgtgagatctttctttaccttagaggagggaagtaggactagaaatcatggcaggaagattagaaagcaaggctgcaggttagatataagaaaatatttctttagtcatagggtggtagacttctggaatgcattgccagagagggttgtaaatagcactagtttgacaatgtttaaaaacagattagataagcacttaaatttattagatttataattatgtatagcactgcatgatagtttttataagaaatttactatagttaaacaagacatgatccccatgtatggggatcacagattgtagaggaattcgctgcaggacttagccctgttaatgggccaaatatttacaattagtatataatgtattgtgtacttgtaagtgtatctttaagtactgatgacgaggtcgctgtacgactgatacaggataacctagatgggccctggtggccctttgttatcctattatttatgttatgttatgacagatgtttaagaatctggcTGTTGAGGATGCATTCCCAAAAAATGTAGAGGCAGGAATTTAAAGAAATTGGATTGAGAGATTAGAGAGGACTACTTCATGCTACCCATTAAAATCTTTTGCATCAATGTTTTCCATGCCATAGCTGGTCTTACTCATTGCTCAATACCCACAGTTTACCATGCACTTTCTGCATGCATCCATCTGCAGCCAAGAGACTAAGAGAGTGGTGTAAATGAATATGAATGCGAGTTGAGTACATTGTCTTGGCCAAATCTCTTCTTTCATTGGGTAGATAGCCATTGTATATGCAGGTGTGATAGGACAGTCAACCTATGCAAGGTAGATGCTGAGGCTTCAGacaaaacattaattaaaatAAGTATAGTACTAGTATATCAGTCAATGATTTGGGTTTCTGCAAATTTACTTGTTGTCAATCACATTTCTTTATTCTGCTAAACTTAGATGACAATCAAAATGCATGAGATAGAGACTTATTAAATGTCTTAGTGAGAGTAGTATGAAACTTGAGCAAAATATTATCACATACTatgattatcattgttgttcACTTCCTGAAGTATCATTAACATACCAGCATTCATGCATACATACAGTAGACACATTAATTCAATCATAAACATTACATCTTTCTATATAATTATAACCATAATTCATTTTCATGTATCTTACACACTCCATGTCAATCTATTGGAGATAATTTTACTTTAATAAATATTTCAACATAAATttcacacacataaaaatattAACATTCATTTGATCATATTTCATACTATTCAGTTTTCATTAAACATTTTACATCTTGTCATTATAAATGGTTCTCTCCTACAAAGACTAACACTAAAAAATGCCTATTCTACTAGGAAATGTTCTCAAACTGACCaatatctaaataaaaaaaatccaaaattcTCATTCTTTTATGCATCATATTTACCAGACAGCCAAAATAATTTAATTAATATAACTGACAAAATCATTATTCATAATTACTTCTGCAGCATCCGGTTACCAGTAACATGATATATGTGCTCAAAACATTATCAGATCAGTTTCTCAGAAAATATTCAAAATTTTTGTAAATTTCTTACAAAACAATTTATCATAATCTCAGAGAATAAAAAACTGAAGGTGCTAAGAACTGAACTCTGAAGCTGTACTCAAGTGAGGGGATAAAGGCCTGAATGCCTTATTGTTTGTACTTATGAAGCTGTCAGTGTAAAATTTGAGGAACCCCCACCATCATGCAGAGTGGTGCATTTCCCCAAGAGTATAGGCACAATGTATTATTAGTGCtacattttgtgttttcatatatgtcaaatataTTTCAAATAGCTAATCAATGTTAACAGATTGGATGACAAGAATTCTACTTATCCTATTAGATGCCATATAATTAATTTCATCCTATTACATGGTAAATATCTAATATTATCCAACTTTAAGTCTTATTCTGTTAGATGCCAAATAATCATTTTATCCTatttgaagaaaaatgaggaattcatataaaattaaaataactgctgtttagttttttatttatttttttttatttttaggagGGCTAGCTGAGCgtagcttttcttttctacatgaTATCTCTTCTCTACTTGTTACCAAACTTTGCCATCTTGTTGTTCAGGGGAGCCTTCATGAACCTGGTGGAGGCCATGTACTTCTTGATGGGCTCCAGCTCCTCAAAGCGCTTCTGGTAATCTTGCAGGTTCTGAGCATCCTTGAGACAGTCCTTGTCTAACTGCAGGTGTTGGTCTAGTAATTCATACATGATAAAGTCCACAAAGGTGATCTGAATGAAAAATTAACAGATGCATTAACTTTGGAGCTCCTCCTCATGAAAAGCCATGAATTACAACTGTCAAAGAAAGGATTTGTCATGAGTTACAATGTGGTGCTAAACCACTTAACGCTCTCTACGTAAGATTAGCACTCAGGCCTTGGTGATCACTCAATGTCCTGACATAGGTTTGATCATGAACAAGAGCACTTTTCATGgcaaatccacctccacatagaCTTTCCAATATTACCAAGATATTGCAGGGCTGGACAACTCAACCCAACACCACCTATACTCACCTCATCACCAGCAAACCAAGTGTGTGTCCCTAAAAACTTTGAGAACCTTTCGATGGTCTTTGACAGGGCCTGCAGATAGGCATCCTTCCCTGTGTCCTAGAGAGGTAAAAATAAGAACTTAGGAGATGGATAACCAAGATTATCATGTGTTACAGTCTCATAGAAATGATGTATCAATGCACAAATCTTAGAGCACATTAGAAATCGAGGGAAGCTCTATCATAACATACATATGTCACATAGCACAAGCGAACAAAACCATTGCGGAAGTCCATGGCTTGGTTCTCCAGGATGTCAACAcggactttttcctcctcagtctTACCACAGAGGTCGTGTTTGCGAGCAATGTAGCGCATAATGGCATTGCTCTGTGTTACCTTGATGTCCCCATCAATGTAATAGGGAAGCtgtaaggaagatgatgaacatATAAGGTTAATGAGGTGTCAAATGAATGCTTTTTATGCCCAAACACAAGGAGTATGATGGCAGATTTGCTTCAAGTTTGCCACAATGTGAGAAAGGTATGTACTCAAAAGTTAGTCCCACACATTCTGTTCTTCCAAAATCTAATGTAGGTACTATTACAAACACTTCTACTTTACACTTTTGCATAATAATCAATCTCATCCTTTTAACACTTACATTAGGAAAATCAAATCCAAGTGTTTCCTTGATGTCAAACCAACAAGACTTGTCGTAATCAGGAGCTGGACCACATTTGTAATACTTGTCCTCAAACTCCGTCCCTGTGTATTCCAGCAAGAGACGGATGGGCTGGGCAAGCTGCAATGAGAAGGACAATTAATTCCACTAAAAGGTGAAACCACACTAGGGGTGATGCCATGCAAATTATGACAAACTGATGGGGGCAATTCATACTAGGTGGTAAGTGTGATGTGTGGCATGACTCTGCACTCTTCAGTCACCTCTGAATTCTTAACTGCTAAAAAGCGGAAAATGCACAGCTTCAGGAGTCCTTTTGTACACCATTTTGGAGGCTGCTTCCTTAGTTGAACATGGGGAGGAATGGAGTTCTGTTTTTATAATAACAGTATTGTTTCCTATTTTCCACAAGCATGGATGAAGTCTAAAATTGCAGAATATTTGCTCATGTCCATTGAAAATTACTTTCTGACACTAGTAATAATAAGGCTTGGTGTGACCGTGAAGTAATTCCTGTTGCTATGGAATGACTATTAGGGGTCTGTGCACATGATAATCACCAAATACCTTTTGCAAAATGTTCACTGCCACACTGTGAAGCCCTGGAAATTGTATTGGAACCAGTCATAGAATTACATGCCCAGCCACCTCTACTGTGAATGCAGCTTATGATACAGCAAAGCAAGAACTAATTTTCTGATATAAGTACGTATTTAGGATTTTAGGTCAAAACTCTCAAATGTTCTTAGCTCATATctgcacaaataaaaaaaaggtaagaatgtgattattcttttcttaaatgATGTTTTATGTCCAACTATCATCAGAATCAGGAAAAACATTTAAACAACTACATCTTCCTGTGAAAGCCTTAAAAACCTGCAAGTTTCCATCAACATTCGTTTGCAGTAAAAACTTACAAGACATCCTTCCTTTGCCAAATATGGTAATTTGtcccattacttttttttagaaAATGCAAAATTTGGTCAATCTTTGTATCCCTAGGACCTTGACCAACTAAGCAAAAACAATATAAGATAACCTAACCCTAAAAGTAATCTTACGTAACCTAACCAGAACCTAATGTAGCCGTTTCTGGTGCAATGTGTTGATTTTCAAAAGAATCATAAGCCTGTGATGGCATGGCAAagtgagagtaaaaaaaaaaaaaaaatatatatatatatagtaaaaaaaaaaaaaaaaaatatatatatatatatatatatatatatatatatatatatatatatatatatatatatatatatatatatatatatatatatatatatatatatat contains:
- the LOC123520193 gene encoding glutathione S-transferase Mu 3-like isoform X6; protein product: MLLPLAQPIRLLLEYTGTEFEDKYYKCGPAPDYDKSCWFDIKETLGFDFPNLPYYIDGDIKVTQSNAIMRYIARKHDLCGKTEEEKVRVDILENQAMDFRNGFVRLCYVTYDTGKDAYLQALSKTIERFSKFLGTHTWFAGDEITFVDFIMYELLDQHLQLDKDCLKDAQNLQDYQKRFEELEPIKKYMASTRFMKAPLNNKMAKFGNK
- the LOC123520193 gene encoding glutathione S-transferase Mu 3-like isoform X3, with product MAPVLAYWDIRGLAQPIRLLLEYTGTEFEDKYYKCGPAPDYDKSCWFDIKETLGFDFPNLPYYIDGDIKVTQSNAIMRYIARKHDLCGKTEEEKVRVDILENQAMDFRNGFVRLCYVTYDTGKDAYLQALSKTIERFSKFLGTHTWFAGDEITFVDFIMYELLDQHLQLDKDCLKDAQNLQDYQKRFEELEPIKKYMASTRFMKAPLNNKMAKFGNK